Within Pelistega ratti, the genomic segment TAAATAGTATTAAAGACACAGTAACTAAGATTAGATTAAAAAAGCGACTAGATAAAGCTCAGCGCGGTAATTTAGGTGATGTAAAAGCTGTAGGGGAAGGAGTTTATGAAATGCGTGAATTTTTTGGATCGGGGTGGCGTATGTATTATATAAAAAGAGATGATGTATTAATTATTATGCTTGGTGGTGGTGATAAAAATACACAATCTAAAGATATTCAAAATGCGATAGAACTTTCAAAACTTTTAGGAGATTAATTATGATAATTAATGGTATAGAATTTAAACCCTTTGATATGGCAGAAGAGCTTCAAACAGAAGAAGACATTCAGGTTTATATTAATTTAGTGATGGAAGAAGACGATCCAGCAGAATTAGCTCATGCCTT encodes:
- a CDS encoding type II toxin-antitoxin system RelE/ParE family toxin, whose translation is MFKVIQHPEFSKWLNSIKDTVTKIRLKKRLDKAQRGNLGDVKAVGEGVYEMREFFGSGWRMYYIKRDDVLIIMLGGGDKNTQSKDIQNAIELSKLLGD